A single region of the Deltaproteobacteria bacterium genome encodes:
- a CDS encoding low molecular weight phosphotyrosine protein phosphatase, with the protein MAPSLLFVCLGNICRSPAAEGVMRRVVASAGLGSSVHIDSAGTGDWHIGHLADPRMRHAAAVRGYALEHRARQIQVQDFHRFSLIITMDQSNFQNVSKLAPHEGAMLKIKAFTAFCTRHQISEVPDPYYGSAQDFEHVLDILEDGCHGILHTIKQQMGA; encoded by the coding sequence CTGGCTCCCAGTTTGTTGTTTGTGTGTCTCGGTAATATATGTCGTTCACCCGCAGCTGAAGGCGTCATGCGCCGTGTCGTCGCATCTGCAGGTCTTGGATCATCGGTGCATATAGATTCTGCCGGCACTGGTGACTGGCATATTGGGCACCTTGCCGATCCACGTATGCGCCATGCTGCCGCTGTGCGAGGCTATGCGTTAGAGCATCGAGCACGTCAGATTCAAGTGCAGGACTTCCATAGGTTTAGTTTGATCATCACTATGGATCAGTCTAACTTTCAAAATGTTAGCAAATTAGCTCCACACGAGGGAGCCATGCTTAAAATAAAGGCCTTTACCGCCTTCTGTACGCGTCACCAAATTAGCGAGGTCCCCGACCCTTATTACGGCTCGGCGCAAGACTTTGAACACGTGTTAGATATTCTCGAAGATGGTTGCCATGGTATACTGCACACCATCAAACAGCAAATGGGAGCTTGA
- a CDS encoding ATP-binding protein, whose amino-acid sequence MNDFKRFFSTLLQQRLTEEQLPFIQVLIGPRQVGKSTAIAQVAATWTGPKIIESADHLNPPNQEWVAFQWQRALEQHGICLLALDEIQKVENWAEIIKKLFDRDRHKNKLRIVLSGSASLKLQHGLSESLAGRYELIRCPHWGLDECQKLFGWDAIKFLKFGGYPSTALYVDDLSRWQGLMRDSIIEPVLSRDLQTAVTIQKPALLRQLFALAMHYPAQEISYQKLLGQLQDRGNTATISHYMHVLSGGFLLATLDKYVSQVMRQKASSPKIIPLAPALIHAFSSPDLLDSDPEWRGRVFEAAIGAHLVRVGEPLYYWRDGDHEIDFVIDTGRQLIGIEVKSGRRKRQQSAMAFKKKFANAQVIFLDWMSGTQFLEQQPTLENLLRHAS is encoded by the coding sequence GTGAATGATTTTAAAAGATTTTTTTCAACTCTTTTGCAGCAGAGGCTGACAGAGGAGCAGCTGCCTTTCATCCAGGTGCTCATAGGCCCAAGACAGGTAGGCAAATCGACAGCCATCGCCCAGGTTGCCGCTACTTGGACAGGTCCCAAAATTATCGAATCGGCCGATCACCTTAACCCACCCAACCAGGAGTGGGTTGCCTTTCAATGGCAGCGCGCACTGGAACAACACGGCATCTGCCTACTCGCTCTTGATGAAATCCAGAAGGTCGAGAACTGGGCTGAAATTATCAAAAAACTATTCGATAGAGATCGTCACAAAAACAAACTGAGAATAGTTTTGTCTGGGTCGGCAAGTTTGAAGTTGCAGCATGGCCTTTCTGAGAGTTTAGCTGGCCGCTACGAACTCATTCGTTGCCCACATTGGGGGTTGGACGAATGTCAGAAACTATTTGGTTGGGACGCCATTAAGTTTCTCAAGTTCGGCGGCTATCCGAGCACTGCGCTTTATGTTGACGATTTATCGAGGTGGCAGGGTCTCATGCGGGATAGCATTATCGAGCCCGTTCTGAGCCGTGACCTCCAAACTGCAGTTACGATCCAAAAGCCCGCCCTTCTGCGTCAGCTTTTTGCATTAGCCATGCACTATCCAGCGCAGGAGATTTCCTACCAAAAACTACTCGGGCAACTTCAAGATCGCGGCAACACGGCGACAATTAGTCATTATATGCATGTGCTGAGCGGTGGATTTCTACTTGCGACGCTGGACAAGTACGTCTCACAGGTAATGCGCCAAAAGGCTTCTAGTCCAAAGATTATTCCGCTCGCTCCAGCCTTGATTCATGCTTTTTCATCTCCAGATCTTCTGGACTCGGATCCTGAGTGGCGTGGTCGCGTGTTCGAAGCCGCCATTGGTGCTCATTTAGTCAGAGTTGGTGAGCCCTTATATTATTGGCGTGATGGCGATCATGAGATCGACTTTGTTATTGATACAGGTCGTCAGCTTATTGGTATTGAGGTCAAATCCGGACGCCGTAAGAGGCAGCAGTCAGCGATGGCATTCAAGAAAAAATTTGCCAACGCTCAAGTCATCTTTCTCGATTGGATGAGCGGCACGCAGTTTCTGGAGCAGCAGCCTACATTAGAAAATCTGTTACGCCATGCAAGTTAA
- a CDS encoding nitroreductase family protein yields the protein MEFFDVVKTRRSFRKFTDEKIPEEVIRKAIDAAILAPNSSNMQMWEFYWVRSQDKRDACVKACFSQPAAATAAELVFVVSRTDTWRRNLNLMVTELKKSPDVKKSALDYYEKALPALYIQDPLGVVGLVKRIGITVTGLLRPVPRIPTTKAALFEMVTKSAALAAENLMLAVVAQGYACCPMEGYDEARIKKILGLGRHAHVVMGVGIGRGHPNGLYGAQIRFDRDLFVFEV from the coding sequence ATGGAATTTTTTGACGTCGTTAAGACTAGGCGTAGCTTCCGCAAATTTACCGATGAAAAAATTCCAGAAGAGGTTATACGCAAGGCTATCGATGCTGCCATCCTTGCTCCTAATTCGTCCAACATGCAGATGTGGGAGTTTTATTGGGTTCGCTCGCAGGACAAGCGCGATGCTTGCGTCAAGGCCTGCTTCTCCCAGCCTGCGGCTGCTACGGCAGCAGAGCTAGTTTTTGTGGTGTCCCGGACTGATACTTGGCGTCGCAATTTAAATTTGATGGTCACCGAGCTTAAAAAATCTCCCGACGTTAAAAAGTCAGCTCTCGACTACTACGAGAAGGCGCTCCCTGCACTTTACATCCAGGATCCCCTGGGCGTCGTTGGCTTGGTCAAGCGGATCGGCATTACGGTGACTGGTCTCTTGCGGCCTGTGCCGCGCATACCCACGACAAAAGCCGCATTATTTGAGATGGTCACCAAATCGGCAGCGCTCGCGGCCGAGAATTTGATGTTAGCTGTGGTTGCTCAGGGCTATGCCTGCTGTCCTATGGAGGGCTATGACGAAGCCCGCATCAAGAAAATTCTTGGTCTTGGTCGTCATGCCCACGTTGTCATGGGTGTAGGGATAGGCCGCGGACATCCCAATGGCCTGTACGGTGCCCAAATTCGCTTTGACCGCGATCTTTTTGTGTTCGAGGTATAA